From the Primulina tabacum isolate GXHZ01 chromosome 15, ASM2559414v2, whole genome shotgun sequence genome, one window contains:
- the LOC142526794 gene encoding uncharacterized protein LOC142526794, which yields MDHIKSRGRSKFFTCFSQVFADDDPGRDSDSSVRRKNRARRGFAASMKAVFFKASSAKKYRSKKSKQDPFRSSSGYSSSSANAKFVNSTNKNSEELLLLRANSNASSIFSPSVTDSSRSSSRSSSISSNSRSGSERIKRSPSSLDFKQTLNPQAVKRDDEKCGCTVGMCIFFLCLVSLVFWGKVFAIVTCTSACLLFAPACRPHLRCRTEIAASSINLSLNDDVDSEEYKKRVIMEGLLERNRPRILQP from the exons ATGGATCACATAAAGAGTCGGGGGAGGAGCAAGTTTTTTACGTGTTTTAGCCAAGTTTTCGCTGACGATGACCCCGGCCGTGACTCGGACAGTTCCGTCAGAAGGAAGAACAGGGCTCGCCGGGGTTTCGCCGCATCGATGAAGGCCGTTTTCTTCAAGGCGTCATCG GCAAAGAAATATCGAAGCAAGAAGTCCAAGCAAGACCCATTTCGATCAAGCAGTGGCTATTCATCATCGTCAGCAAATGCAAAATTTGTAAATAGTACCAACAAGAATTCCGAGGAACTACTACTGTTACGAGCGAATTCAAacgcttcttcaattttctctCCCAGTGTCACAGATTCGTCAAGATCGTCGTCCCGGTCCTCTTCAATTTCATCAAACTCACGCTCTGGATCGGAAAGAATCAAGCGATCCCCATCTTCACTGGATTTCAAGCAAACCTTGAATCCACAAGCCGTAAAGAGGGATGATGAAAAGTGTGGGTGTACAGTTGGAATGTGCATATTTTTTCTCTGTTTGGTCTCTTTGGTTTTTTGGGGGAAGGTTTTTGCCATCGTGACCTGCACTTCAGCATGCCTTTTATTTGCTCCGGCCTGCCGCCCCCATCTGCGGTGCCGGACAGAAATTGCAGCCAGTAGCATCAACTTATCGCTGAACGACGACGTTGACTCGGAGGAGTACAAGAAAAGGGTGATCATGGAAGGGTTGCTGGAAAGGAATCGTCCTAGGATACTGCAGCCATGA